The genomic DNA GACGCCGAACTGGGAGCTGCTGGCGGGCTACACCTGGATGGAAACCGAAACCCTCGACGGTGATGCCGAAACCACCTTCTTCATCATGCCGCGCAACCAGGCGTCGCTGTGGAGCAAGTACACCATCAGCCGAGGGCCTTTGACCGGGCTGGCCATTGGTGGCGGCGTCTCGGCGATGAGCAACTTCTATTCCGAGAGCGGCGGCGTGCGCATCGATGCGCCGGGTTACGCCACGGTGGATGCGATGCTGTCGTACCCGGTCACCTCGAAGCTGACGGCCACCTTTAACGTCAACAACTTGTTCGACCGCGATTACCTGTCGCGGGTGGGGTCGACTTCGACGTTCAACTTCTATGGGCCTTCGCGCAGCATGATGGTTGGTGCACGTTACGATTTCTGACGTATTTTTCAGGCAATATTCAGTTTTTTACCGTTGCTTGTAGTCCATTTCTGAAATAGCTTGCTACCGCCTTTTCGGCATTGTGCTGCTTTTCTCTGCGGCCTAGTCTGGGCCCGTCGTTGCCAAATCAGCGACCGGGCCTGCAAGCCCGCAGACGAATCCCAGCGCTATCCGAGGTGCCTAGTGTCGGCAGCTTCGGCCAATGGTGGCTGCGTGCTGGAGATCTTCGGATCTGCCGGTTTTCGTCTGTCCGGTCTTGCAGACCTGCACGTAGCCGCCACCCATCAAATGCAAGTGATGTCGTGGTGGTCCATCAGTACACAGACGAGATTCCATCATGTTAAAAATTGTCCCCGATCCGCCCCACGATTCCCATTCCCTTGAAGACACCCTGATCCAGGCCACGGACTATGCGCTGTGCGCCACGACTGTGGTGCACCAGGCGCTGCTATTGCACCCCAAGTCCCCGGCATCGATCTTGATGATGACCTCGCTGCATGAAATGGAGGCGCTACGGGTTTTGCTCGAATCGGCGCTGATCCAGGTGCAGATGCCCACAGGCCCTCGGACCTTGCATTAAGCCTTAAATGATCTGCCGCCTGAGCAGGCCCACAGGGTTCAGCAGCGCTGCGGGCATTGTAGGAGCCGGCTTGCCGGCGATGAGGCCAGGCCGGGCAGCGGAAATTTCAAGGAGTTTGAGCAATGACCACTCACACGACCAGATGGATGAGAAACCCATGATGATCTGGGCTTCGCATTACCTCAGTGCCATGGCCAAGGCGCTGATGGATGATGCCGAACTGGGCATGATGCATTAAGGGCAGGCATTAAAAAGCCGGCTTGTGGCCGGCTTCTCGGGGACGCTTCCGGCTAATTTATGGTAAGCCGCAACCGCCTTAACTGTGTGGCCATCAAGGGCCTGAAAGAGATGGCGAACGTTCGTGTGAAACGTTGCCGAGCCCTCTGGACTGCGGCTTGCGCCGGTCGGGGCTGAATGTGGCGCGTAGCATACAAGGGCCTGCTCAGGATGCCCAGCAAAAAATGGCACAGGGTGTTTCATTCGGGGCGTTGCTGGCAAAAATGCGACCAGTGGAATACCCAGCCGAGTATCTTCAAGTGCTGTGCCTGGCGTTGGGCGGGGGTAAAACGTTCCACGGTGTAGTTGCGCCTGTCATGGCTGTGCAGGCACAGGGTGCCCTTGTGGCCGAGGCTGAGGCTGTTCACCCTGAGGGTGCCATTGTGCAGCAGGGCATAGGTTTCACCGTCCTTGACCTGTGTCTGGCTGACGTCAATGGCCAGTATCGCGTCGCGTGGCACCAACGGCGTCATGTTTTGGTTTGGCATGGCCAGGCAGACGACATTTTCTGTTGCCACGCCCAAGGCTTGCAGCGCTTCAATCGGGAGTTGCAGGTATTTGCCGTCGAGAGCCACGAGCTTGCCGTCGTGCACTTGCTGAAACGGCACCTGCAAGAGCCGGGTAGCCTGTGTCGACAGCGAGGATGGCGAATTATCCGAGGCGGGCGGCAGGGCACAGCTGTGCAGGATCGAGCTGGGGTGTTTGGGGCCTTCGCCACAGCGTAGCCAGCGCCGGTGCACGCAGAACAGATCGGCCAGTTCGTCCAGGCGAGCCAGGGGAACGCCGCGCTTGAACCAGTTGTTGATGTGCTGGGGCGTCACACCGCGCTGGGCGGCGAAGTCGGAAGAGGTCAGGCCACACTCGTGGAGGAGGGCCTTGAGGCGGTCACCGGAGGTTTTCATGCAGCCGAGTGTAGCGGCGCTGTGCCAGTAGGGATATGAACCGGGTGTTGACGTGATGTGTACGAAAAACGCCTAACGGTAGGACGCTGGATTAGGACTGCGTAGGATTTTTTACCATTGCAGCGCGCACACAAAAAAGCCCCGCCGAAGCGGGGCTTGGTGCAACCGGTATCAGCCCTTGTAGGCAGCGACCGATTTGGTGATCGCGGCGCGGGCGGCGTCGGCGCCTTCCCAGCCTTCGATCTTGACCCACTTGCCCTTCTCGAGATCTTTGTAGTTCGCGAAGAAGTGCTCGATCTGCTGAATCAGCAGTGCTGGCAGGTCGGTGTATTCCTTCACGTCAACGTACAGCTGCGACAGCTTGTCGTGCGGAACAGCGATGACCTTGGCGTCGCCGCCGCCGTCGTCGGTCATGTTCAGAACGCCGACTGGGCGAGCGCGGATGACCGAACCTGGGGCGACCGGGTAAGGCGTAACCACCAGCACGTCCAGCGGATCACCGTCGTCGGCCAGGGTGTTCGGGATGAAGCCGTAGTTGGCCGGGTAGAACATCGGGGTAGCCATGAAGCGGTCGACGAACAGGGTATCGCTGTCCTTGTCGATTTCGTACTTGATCGGCGCGTGGTTGGCCGGGATCTCGATGGCGACGTAGATGTCGTTCGGCAGGTCTTTGCCAGCCGGAATCTTGCTGTAGCTCATTGGGCAGTGCCCCCGTGTTTGATCAAAAAAGTGGCGGCGATTATAGGCACATTCGGCCTGGGCATGCCACGCCCGACCTGATGCGCGGGCGCATCAGACGTGGCTTTCGCGGTAGTCAGGGTGTTCGGCCTGCAACCGCGTCAGGCGCGCCAGAGGGTCCTGGCGGTAGAACAGTGACAGTTGCCGGTACACCTGTGGATAAGCCTGCTGCAAGAGGTCGGGCGCGCTGAAGAAGTACTCGCTGGTGACGGCAAAGAATTCAGCCGGGTTTTCGGCCGCATAAGGGTCGATGGCCGTTTGCGTTTCAGGGTCGGCGTCCAGCTGGCGGTTGAGGTCGTCATACGCCTGCTGCATGGCTGTGGCCCAGTCTTCAACCTGCATGTCGCTGTGCAGCGGTGGCAGGCCATTGGCATCGCCATTAAGCATGTCGAGCTTGTGTGCCAGCTCGTGGATCACCAGGTTGTAGGCTTCCCAGCCGCCGCTGGCCAGTACTCCGGCCCAGGCCATGATCACCGGGCCTTGCTGCCACGCCTCGCCGCTGTGTTCTCCATCCCAGACATGCTCCACGCCACTGGCGTCGCGATGGCGCTGGGGGCTCTTGAAGTCGTCCGGGTAGAGGATGATCTCGTGAAAGCCCTGGTACCAGTTGAGGTCCCCAAGGTGCAACAGCGGTAGCTGGGCCTGGGCGGCGAGGAACAGCCGTTGCTGGTCATCCAGCTCGACGCCGGGCAAGGTGGTCAGGTGTTTGTCGAGCAGGAACAATATGCAGGCATCACGTAGCCGACGGTCTTCGTCGTCGCTGATGCCATCGAGCATTGGCAGGCGTTCACGGATCGCCTGCCATTGCTGCGGGTCGACCGGGTAGCGCGCCAACGTGCGCTTGCGCCGCCAGGCGCTGAAGGACCACATGGCGTTTGTCAGTGTGCCTTGGCGGTGCGGCCCAGGCGGCCGCGCAGCAGGCCCAGGACCATGGGTACCAGCGACAGGAAGATGATGCCGACCACCATCAGCGAAAGGTGCTGCTTGATGAATGGCACGTTGCCGAAGAAGTAGCCGAGGGTCACCAGGCCACCTACCCACAGCAGCGAGCCTGCAACGCTGAAGGCCAGGAAGCGCGGGTAATGCATGTGGGCGATGCCCGCGACGAACGGCGCGAAGGTGCGCAGGATCGGCAGGAAGCGCGCCAGGGTCACGGTTTTGCCACCATGGCGTTCATAGAATTCATGGGTGCGCTGCAGGTAGTCGCGGCGGAAGATTTTCGAATCGGGTTTGTTGAACAGCCGTTCACCTGCCGTTCGCCCGATCACGTAATTGGTGCTGTCACCCATGATTGCCGCAGCCATCAGCAGGCCGGCCAGCAGCACCGGGTCCATGCCGCCACCTGCGGCCACGGCGCCGGCGATGAACAGCAGTGAGTCACCCGGCAGGAAGGGCATTACCACCAGGCCGGTCTCGCAGAAAATCACGGTGAACAGGATGGCGTAGATCCAGGGGCCGTAATTGGTGACCAGCAGATCAAGGTAGGCATCGAGATGCAGGATGAGGTCCAGCGGGTTGAAATCCATGTACAGCACCTGTGTTCTTGACCCGCAGCTACGGGCGAGCGGACTTGCGGTAGGGTAAATTTTCAGACATGCCAGGGGCAGGCATTATACGGCCAAGTCGCGAGGATGCCCGGAGAGTTTGTAGCGGGGGGTTACTGAGGGTGCCGGTACCGGCCCGATCGCCGGCCAGCCGGCGGTCGGGCCAGTACTGATCAGTCTTGGCTGATCGGCAATATGTAGCTTTCGAACTCGGTATCCTTGCGAAAACCGATGGATTCATAGGTCCTCTGCGCCACCTCGTTGTTGGCGCTGGTCGAAACCCGCATGCGTACGGCCTGGGTGTCCTTGGCCATCTTCTTTGCCTCACGGATCAGGTGGTCAGCCACAAGCATGCGCCGTGAGTCTTCGGCCACATAGATGTCATTGAGAATCCACACCCGCTTGAGCGACAGCGACGAGAAGCTCGGGTAGAGCTGGCAGAAGCCCAGCAGTTTGGCGTCGTCATCGTCCGGCAGTGCCAGGTAAATGACCGACTCGTCGCGTTTGAGGCGCGTTTCCAGGAATTTGCGCGAGCTGTCCGGGTATGGCAGTTGCCCATAGAACTCGCGGTATCGGACGAACAGCGGGGTGAGCAGGTCGAGGTGTTCCAGGGTTGCCTTGATGATGCGCATGTGCGGCCCTCAGAGTCCATTTGGGAAACAGCGAAATGCCAGCAGCTTTCAATCGCATGCTGCCCAATGCCGGCCAGAAGCGCAATCCGCCGTCCGTGACATGTTCTTTACCCTTCACCGAGTAGGAAATTGCCTTTTTGATTAGAGGTGTTTTCACTGTCGATAGTATGGACCTCCGCTTCGTCCTTAAGATTCACGCCAGACAGCTGTCGGCGACAGGCCTCGCGCATCAGGTATAGCAGGCGATGCGCGGCCATGCCGTAGCTCAGGCCTTCCAGGCGCACGTTGGAGATGCAGTTGCGGTAAGCGTCGGTCAGGCCCACCTTTGGCGCGTAGGTGAAATACAAACCCAAACTGTCGGGTGAACTGAGCCCGGGGCGCTCGCCGATCAGCATTACGGTCATGCGCGCCCCCAGCAGTTGGCCCACTTCGTCGGCCACGGCTACCCGGCCTTGCTCCACCAACACAACCGGTGCGCTGGTCCAGCCATCGGCGGCGGCCTGTTCCTCGAAACGTGCCAGGAACGGCAATGTATGGCGATGCACGGCCAGGGCCGAGAGGCCGTCGGCCACCACGATGGCAAGGTCGCAGCCGCCAGGGTTGGTCTTGGCGTGCTGGCGCAACTGTTCCACCGAGCGCTCGTTCAGGCGCCGGCCCAGGTCCGGGCGTTGCAGGTACTGGTTGCGGTCGCTGGCGGCGCTGTGCAGTACCAGGCTGTCACGCCCGCGTTCCTTCAATTGTTCGCTCAGTGCCGTGTGGTCGAATGCCAGGTGCACGGCATCGCGGGCCTGGGCGTGGGCGAACTGGAAGTCCAGCTGGGCGCTGGTTGGCAGGCTGATGCCGCTGCGGCCAAGGGCGATACGCGCCGGCGTCAGGTTGCGCAGGGCCAGCCAAGGATTTTCGGGGGTGGGTATCTGACGGTCCATGGTCACCTCTATGCCAGCTGTGCCAAGGCCTGGCGGAACGCCGGCGGCAGGTTGTCGCCGAAGCGTACCCGGCCATCGGCCTGGGTGAATATACCGGTGCGCTGCAACCAAGCCTCGAACTCAGGCCCGGGTTTGAGGCCCAGGGTCTGGCGCGCATACAGCGCGTCATGGAACGAGGTAGTCTGGTAGTTGAGCATGATGTCGTCGGAGCCGGGGATGCCCATGATGAAGTTGATCCCGGCCACACCCAGCAGGGTCAGCAGGGTGTCCATGTCGTCCTGGTCGGCCTCGGCGTGGTTGGTGTAGCAGATGTCGCACCCCATCGGCACGCCCAGCAGCTTGCCGCAGAAGTGGTCCTCAAGGCCGGCACGGATGATCTGCTTGCCGTTATACAGGTACTCCGGGCCGATGAAACCGACCACGGTGTTGACCAGAAACGGCTTGAAATGGCGGGCCACGGCATAGGCGCGGGTTTCGCAGGTTTGCTGGTCGACGCCGTGGTGAGCGTTGGCCGACAGGGCGCTGCCCTGGCCGGTTTCGAAATACATGAGGTTCTGCCCCAGCGTGCCGCGCTTGAGCGACAACCCGGCCTCGTAACCTTCCTGCAGCACGTTGAGGTTGATGCCAAAGCCGGCGTTGGCCGCCTCGGTGCCGGCAATCGACTGGAACACCAGGTCCAGCGGCACGCCGCGGTTGATTGCCTCGATCGAGGTGGTGACGTGGGTCAGTACACAGGCCTGGGTGGGAATGTCATAGCGCTGGATGATGGCGTCGAGCATTTCCAGCATGGCGCAGATCGAGGCGATGCTGTCGGTGGCAGGGTTGATGCCGATCATGGCGTCGCCGTTGCCGTACAGCAGGCCATCGAGAATGCTGGCGGCAATCCCAGCCGGCTCGTCGGTCGGGTGATTGGGCTGCAAGCGGGTCGAAAGGCGCCCGCGCAAGCCCATGGTGCCGCGAAAACGGGTGACCACACGGATCTTCTGCGCCACCAATACCAGGTCCTGTACGCGCATGATCTTCGATACGGCAGCGGCCATTTCCGGAGTCAGGCCAGGCGCAAGGGCGTGCAGGCTGTCCTCGTTGGCTTCGTCGCTGAGCAGCCAGTCACGCAGGCCGCCGACGGTGAGGTGGCTGACCGGGGCGAAGGCCTGGGCGTCGTGGGTGTCGATGATCAGGCGGGTAACTTCGTCCTGCTCGTAAGGGATCAGCGCTTCGCTGAGGAAGTGGCTGAGCGGAATATTGGCCAGTGCCATCTGCGCCGCCACCCGTTCACCATCATTGACGGCGGCAACGCCAGCCAGGTAATCCCCGGAACGTGCGGGGCTGGCTTTGGCCATCACTTCCTTGAGGCTGTCGAAGCGGTAGACCAGGTGGCCTACCGTGTGTACGAAACTTGCCATACAGAATCTCCAGAGTGCCGCGGGCGTGCCCGCGGCAGGTGTCGGCAATCAGTGCAGAGCCTCTTCGGCCTTCTGGATCGCGGCGAATTCCTCTTCCGGTGTGCCCGCGACCAGGTGGTGGCGGCTGTAGAACGCAAAGTAGGCAATCAATACTGCATAGATCACTGCAGCGCCAATCACCACCCGCGGGTCGACCAAAAAGCCTGCGACCACGGCGATGCATGCCAGCACCAGGGCGACGCCCGAGGTGAAGATGCCACCAGGGGTGCGATAGGGGCGTTCCATCTTGGGCCGGCGGATGCGCAGGGTGATGTGCGCAGCCATCATCAGTACATAAGACAACGTCGCACCGAACACCGCAACCAGGATCAGCAGGTCGCCCTGGCCGGTCAGTGACAGGCCGAAACCGATGATGCCAGGGATGATCAGGGCCAGTACCGGGGCCTTGCTCTTGTTGGTTTCAGACAGTTTTCGCGGCAGGTAGCCCGCGCGTGAAAGGGCGAAGATCTGCCGCGAATAGGCATAGATGATCGAGAAAAAGCTGGCAATCAGACCAGCCAGGCCAACCAGGTTGACGAAGCCGCCCATCCAGGTGGAGCCGCCATACGCCTTGGAAAGTGCTTCTACCAGTGGGTTGCCGGAGGCTTTGAGCGCTTCGGAGCCCGCCCCCCCCGGGCCTACCACGAGGATCAGCAGGGCAAAAGCCAGCAACACCAGCATGGCGCCAATCAGGCCACGTGGCAGGTCGCGTTTCGGGTTCTTGGTTTCCTCGGCAGCCAGTGGTACGCCTTCTACCGCCAGGAAGAACCAGATCGCGTAGGGGATTGCCGCCCACACGCCAACGTATCCGAACGGTAGGAAACTGCTGGCGCCGACCGCGTTGGTCTGGGCGATGTCGAACAGGTTCGCCGCATCAAAATGGGGCACCATGCCCACAAGGAAGACAGCCAGGGCGATGGCGGCGACGGCAGTGATGATGAACATCAGCTTCAAGGCTTCACCGACCCCGAAGATGTGGATGCCGATAAAGACGATGTAGAACGCCAGGTAGATCATCCAGCCGCCAATGCCGAACAGGGACTGGCAGTAGGCACCGATGAACACCGCGATGGCTGCCGGTGCAATGGCATATTCGATCAGGATCGCCGTGCCTGTCAGAAAGCCGCCCCACGGGCCGAAGGCGCTGCGGGCAAAGCCGTAGCCGCCCCCGGCGGTAGGGATCATCGATGACAGTTCGGCCAGCGAAAAACACATGCACAAGTACATGGTGGCCATCAGCAGGGTGGCGAGGAACATGCCGCCCCAGCCGCCTTGGGCAAGGCCGAAGTTCCAGCCGGCATAGTCGCCGGAGATCACGTAGGCAACGCCCAGGCCCACCAGCAGGACCCAGCCGGCGGCGCCTTTTTTCAGTTCTCGTTGCTGGAAGTAGTCCGACCCGACCTTTTCAAAATCGACGGAAGCGCCTGCCGGTGCGCCGGAGGATTGATCGCTTGGCATAGTTTCACCTGTTCTTTTTCTTGGTGGCCGGACGGGTGCCGGCCGATGGTGATGGGTACTGCAGGAAGCGAGCCATGGAAGCTACAAGTCGCAAGCTACAAGCCTCAAGAAAAAGCGGGTCGGCGTTCTATCCGTTTTTTCTTGCTGCTTGCAGCTTGCAGCTTGCAGCTTGCCGCTTAGAAGAAGCCCAGCGGGTTGATGTCGTAGCTCACCAGCAGGTTCTTGGTCTGCTGATAGTGGTCGAGCATCATCTTGTGGGTTTCACGGCCCACGCCGGACTTCTTGTACCCGCCGAACGCGGCGTGCGCCGGGTACAGGTGGTAGCAGTTGGTCCATACGCGGCCAGCCTTGATGCCGCGGCCCATGCGGTAGGCGCGGTTGATGTCGCGGGTCCATACACCGGCGCCAAGGCCGAACTCGGTGTCGTTGGCGATGGCCAGTGCCTCGGCCTCGTCCTTGAAGGTGGTGACGCTGACTACCGGGCCGAAGATTTCTTCCTGGAACACGCGCATCTTGTTGTTGCCTTTGAGCAGCGTCGGCTGGATGTAGTAACCGGTCGCCAACGCGCCTTCCAGCTTCTCCACCTTGCCGCCGGTCAGCAGTTCGGCGCCTTCGTCCTGGGCGATCTGCAAATACGACAGGATTTTTTCGAACTGCTGTTGCGAAGCCTGGGCGCCGACCATGGTGTCGGTGTCGAGCGGGTCGCCGCGCTTGATCTGCAGCACCTTCTTCATCACCACTTCCATGAACTGCGGGTAGATCGACTCTTGCACCAACGCCCGCGACGGGCAGGTACATACCTCGCCCTGGTTGAAGAACGCCAGCACCATGCCTTCGGCCGCCTTGTCGATGAAGCTCGGCTCGGCCTGCATGATGTCTTCGAAGTAGACGTTGGGTGATTTGCCGCCCAGCTCCACGGTAGACGGGATGATGTTCTCGGCGGCGCATTTCATGATGTGCGAGCCGACCGGGGTAGAACCGGTGAAGGCGATCTTGGCGATGCGCTTGCTGGTGGCCAGTGCTTCGCCGGCCTCGCGGCCATAGCCCTGGACTACATTGAGCACGCCGGGCGGCAGCAGGTCGCCAATCAGCTCTACCAGCACGGTGATGCCCAGCGGGGTCTGCTCGGCCGGTTTGAGCACCACGCAGTTGCCAGCGGCCAGGGCCGGGGCCAGTTTCCAGGCGGCCATCAGGATCGGGAAGTTCCACGGGATGATCTGCCCGACGACGCCCAGTGGCTCATGGATGTGATAGGCCACGGTATTTTCGTTGATCTCGGCGGCACCGCCCTCTTGGGCGCGTATGCAGCCGGCGAAGTAGCGGAAGTGATCGACCGCCAGCGGAATGTCGGCGTTGAGGGTTTCGCGGACCGGCTTGCCGTTGTCCCAGGTTTCGGTGATGGCCAGCACTTCCAGGTTCTGCTCGATGCGGTCGGCGATCTTCAGCAGCACGTTGGAGCGGTCCTGCACCGAGGTGCGGCCCCAGGCATCGGCGGCAGCGTGGGCGGCGTCGAGCGCCTTGTCGATGTCTTCGGCAGTGGAGCGGGGAAATTCAGCGATCAGCTTGCCATTCACCGGGGAGGTGTTGTCGAAATACTGCCCCTTGACCGGAGCTACGAATTCACCACCGATGTAGTTGCCGTAGCGGCTCTTGAAGGAAACCTTCGCGCCCTCGGTACCGGGATGTGCATAACGCATGGTGTGTCTCCTGGTTAATTGTGTTTGTTGAGGAGTTGGAAAGCGTAGAGCAAAGGTTGGGCCAGCGTGGTGAGGGCCTTTGGAATCAATAGATTGCGTGGTTTCTGGGTGAGTCTGCAGGGGTTGCTGTGCCAGGGATGGCACGGTCTGTGTGACACTTTGTACCGTTTGCGACACGCTTGATTGCGGTGCATTGCAAAGCCCGGGCGGGTGGAGGATGCTGGCAGGACGCTCTATCTGCGGAGAACAACAACCAATGCAGAGCCACCACCTCAGTCGTCATGCCCAGCAAGTGCATACCGTTGCCCACGGCGAAGCCGGCGGTGCCGGCAGCGACCCGTCCATTGCCCGCTCCTGGCTGCGATGCCTGGAGGACTACCATCTTGATCCCGAGGTGCTTGCGGCGCCGGTCGTGCTGGAACACGGCCGCCTGCTCGAAAGCCGTGAGCGCCTGAACCAGGTGCTGAAAATCGCCGATAATGAAATGAACAGCTTGCACCAGCAGCTATCAGGTGCCGGGCACGCGGTCCTGCTTACCGATGCGCGCGGTGTCATCCTCAACTGTGTCACCGCACCCAGCGAACGGCGCATTTTCGAACGTGCGGGGTTGTGGTTGGGCGCTGACTGGAGCGAGGCGCGCGAAGGCACCAATGGCATCGGCACATGTCTGGTCGAGCGCCAGGCGCTGACCATCCATCAGAACGAACACTTTCGCGGTCGTCATACCGGGCTGACCTGTTCGGCCAGCCCGGTATTCGACCCGCATGGCGAGCTGCTGGCAGTGCTCGATGTGTCATCGGCGAGGCCGGATGTCTCGCGTCAGAGCCAGTTTCATACCATGGCGCTGGTCAACCTCTCGGCGAAGATGATCGAGAGCTGTTATTTCCTGCGCCACTTCGAACAGCAATGGTTGCTGCGCTTTCACCTGCAGGCCGAGTCGGTGGGGTTGTTCAGCGAAGGGCTGCTGGCTTTCGATGCCGATGGCCGTATCTGCGCGGCCAACCAGAGCGCCCTCAACCTGCTGGGCACCATCCGTGGCGGGGTGCTGGGCAAGCCGCTGGAAATGTTCTTTGCCTGTAACCATGATGAGCTCTTCAGCCGCGCCATGCCCAATGGCAGCCCGGCCTGGCCGCTGTATACACGTGATGGTCGGCAGGTATTTGCCAGCTTGCGGGGTCAGGCGAAGGCACCGGTGTGGGCGGT from Pseudomonas putida includes the following:
- a CDS encoding LexA family transcriptional regulator — encoded protein: MKTSGDRLKALLHECGLTSSDFAAQRGVTPQHINNWFKRGVPLARLDELADLFCVHRRWLRCGEGPKHPSSILHSCALPPASDNSPSSLSTQATRLLQVPFQQVHDGKLVALDGKYLQLPIEALQALGVATENVVCLAMPNQNMTPLVPRDAILAIDVSQTQVKDGETYALLHNGTLRVNSLSLGHKGTLCLHSHDRRNYTVERFTPAQRQAQHLKILGWVFHWSHFCQQRPE
- the ppa gene encoding inorganic diphosphatase, with the translated sequence MSYSKIPAGKDLPNDIYVAIEIPANHAPIKYEIDKDSDTLFVDRFMATPMFYPANYGFIPNTLADDGDPLDVLVVTPYPVAPGSVIRARPVGVLNMTDDGGGDAKVIAVPHDKLSQLYVDVKEYTDLPALLIQQIEHFFANYKDLEKGKWVKIEGWEGADAARAAITKSVAAYKG
- a CDS encoding zinc-dependent peptidase encodes the protein MWSFSAWRRKRTLARYPVDPQQWQAIRERLPMLDGISDDEDRRLRDACILFLLDKHLTTLPGVELDDQQRLFLAAQAQLPLLHLGDLNWYQGFHEIILYPDDFKSPQRHRDASGVEHVWDGEHSGEAWQQGPVIMAWAGVLASGGWEAYNLVIHELAHKLDMLNGDANGLPPLHSDMQVEDWATAMQQAYDDLNRQLDADPETQTAIDPYAAENPAEFFAVTSEYFFSAPDLLQQAYPQVYRQLSLFYRQDPLARLTRLQAEHPDYRESHV
- a CDS encoding DedA family protein → MDFNPLDLILHLDAYLDLLVTNYGPWIYAILFTVIFCETGLVVMPFLPGDSLLFIAGAVAAGGGMDPVLLAGLLMAAAIMGDSTNYVIGRTAGERLFNKPDSKIFRRDYLQRTHEFYERHGGKTVTLARFLPILRTFAPFVAGIAHMHYPRFLAFSVAGSLLWVGGLVTLGYFFGNVPFIKQHLSLMVVGIIFLSLVPMVLGLLRGRLGRTAKAH
- a CDS encoding GNAT family N-acetyltransferase, with the protein product MRIIKATLEHLDLLTPLFVRYREFYGQLPYPDSSRKFLETRLKRDESVIYLALPDDDDAKLLGFCQLYPSFSSLSLKRVWILNDIYVAEDSRRMLVADHLIREAKKMAKDTQAVRMRVSTSANNEVAQRTYESIGFRKDTEFESYILPISQD
- the eutC gene encoding ethanolamine ammonia-lyase subunit EutC encodes the protein MDRQIPTPENPWLALRNLTPARIALGRSGISLPTSAQLDFQFAHAQARDAVHLAFDHTALSEQLKERGRDSLVLHSAASDRNQYLQRPDLGRRLNERSVEQLRQHAKTNPGGCDLAIVVADGLSALAVHRHTLPFLARFEEQAAADGWTSAPVVLVEQGRVAVADEVGQLLGARMTVMLIGERPGLSSPDSLGLYFTYAPKVGLTDAYRNCISNVRLEGLSYGMAAHRLLYLMREACRRQLSGVNLKDEAEVHTIDSENTSNQKGNFLLGEG
- a CDS encoding ethanolamine ammonia-lyase subunit EutB, yielding MASFVHTVGHLVYRFDSLKEVMAKASPARSGDYLAGVAAVNDGERVAAQMALANIPLSHFLSEALIPYEQDEVTRLIIDTHDAQAFAPVSHLTVGGLRDWLLSDEANEDSLHALAPGLTPEMAAAVSKIMRVQDLVLVAQKIRVVTRFRGTMGLRGRLSTRLQPNHPTDEPAGIAASILDGLLYGNGDAMIGINPATDSIASICAMLEMLDAIIQRYDIPTQACVLTHVTTSIEAINRGVPLDLVFQSIAGTEAANAGFGINLNVLQEGYEAGLSLKRGTLGQNLMYFETGQGSALSANAHHGVDQQTCETRAYAVARHFKPFLVNTVVGFIGPEYLYNGKQIIRAGLEDHFCGKLLGVPMGCDICYTNHAEADQDDMDTLLTLLGVAGINFIMGIPGSDDIMLNYQTTSFHDALYARQTLGLKPGPEFEAWLQRTGIFTQADGRVRFGDNLPPAFRQALAQLA
- the eat gene encoding ethanolamine permease, translated to MPSDQSSGAPAGASVDFEKVGSDYFQQRELKKGAAGWVLLVGLGVAYVISGDYAGWNFGLAQGGWGGMFLATLLMATMYLCMCFSLAELSSMIPTAGGGYGFARSAFGPWGGFLTGTAILIEYAIAPAAIAVFIGAYCQSLFGIGGWMIYLAFYIVFIGIHIFGVGEALKLMFIITAVAAIALAVFLVGMVPHFDAANLFDIAQTNAVGASSFLPFGYVGVWAAIPYAIWFFLAVEGVPLAAEETKNPKRDLPRGLIGAMLVLLAFALLILVVGPGGAGSEALKASGNPLVEALSKAYGGSTWMGGFVNLVGLAGLIASFFSIIYAYSRQIFALSRAGYLPRKLSETNKSKAPVLALIIPGIIGFGLSLTGQGDLLILVAVFGATLSYVLMMAAHITLRIRRPKMERPYRTPGGIFTSGVALVLACIAVVAGFLVDPRVVIGAAVIYAVLIAYFAFYSRHHLVAGTPEEEFAAIQKAEEALH
- a CDS encoding aldehyde dehydrogenase family protein, which translates into the protein MRYAHPGTEGAKVSFKSRYGNYIGGEFVAPVKGQYFDNTSPVNGKLIAEFPRSTAEDIDKALDAAHAAADAWGRTSVQDRSNVLLKIADRIEQNLEVLAITETWDNGKPVRETLNADIPLAVDHFRYFAGCIRAQEGGAAEINENTVAYHIHEPLGVVGQIIPWNFPILMAAWKLAPALAAGNCVVLKPAEQTPLGITVLVELIGDLLPPGVLNVVQGYGREAGEALATSKRIAKIAFTGSTPVGSHIMKCAAENIIPSTVELGGKSPNVYFEDIMQAEPSFIDKAAEGMVLAFFNQGEVCTCPSRALVQESIYPQFMEVVMKKVLQIKRGDPLDTDTMVGAQASQQQFEKILSYLQIAQDEGAELLTGGKVEKLEGALATGYYIQPTLLKGNNKMRVFQEEIFGPVVSVTTFKDEAEALAIANDTEFGLGAGVWTRDINRAYRMGRGIKAGRVWTNCYHLYPAHAAFGGYKKSGVGRETHKMMLDHYQQTKNLLVSYDINPLGFF